From the Salmo trutta chromosome 2, fSalTru1.1, whole genome shotgun sequence genome, one window contains:
- the LOC115148407 gene encoding sphingomyelin synthase-related protein 1 yields the protein MAVSQSSVSTWSSKQVSGWLKQEGFGQYVELLCSKHRVDGPSLLTLGEADLREPPLGLTVLGDIKRLALALRRLQRQNQEQLEELGIGLGGLGAAAGGHRACHGDDWGDHRADRRCNGGERVCNGAGRCQVDCGVSESWSGSRPRSGTELEEDQCHIHSTGDRKCLLGRLDPELWKTVVSSVYVMLVFGFTSFVMVIVHDRVPDMTTYPPLPDIFLDSVPRIPWAFAMAEACGLILVYIFLLVLLLHKHRSIILRRLCSLIGTVFLLRCVTMFVTSLSVPGQHLQCSSKMYGDTWSKVQRVLAIWSGFGMTLNGVDTCGDYMFSGHTVVLTILNFFITEYTPRSWHLIHTISWVLNLFGIFFILAAHEHYSIDVFIAFYITTRLFLYYHTLANTRAFQHSRRARIWFPMFSFFECNVNGPVHNQYNWPFSGPACMKTLIG from the exons ATGGCGGTGTCTCAGAGTAGTGTTAGTACTTGGAGCAGTAAGCAGGTGTCTGGCTGGCTGAAGCAGGAGGGGTTTGGACAGTATGTGGAGCTGCTGTGTTCTAAACACCGTGTGGATGGCCCCAGCCTGCTGACTCTAGGGGAGGCTGACCTGCGTGAACCCCCTCTGGGCCTCACTGTGCTGGGGGACATCAAGAGGCTGGCCCTGGCTCTGCGGAGGCTCCAAAGACAGAACCAGGAGCAACTAGAGGAGctggggatagggttagggggaTTAGGGGCTGCTGCTGGGGGGCACAGGGCCTGTCACGGGGATGACTGGGGGGATCACAGGGCTGACAGGCGGTGTAACGGAGGGGAACGTGTGTGTAACGGGGCAGGGCGCTGTCAGGTGGACTGTGGGGTCTCAGAGTCATGGTCAGGGTCGCGACCCCGGTCAGGGACTGAGTTAGAAGAAGACCAGTGCCACATTCACTCCACTGGGGACAGGAAGTGCCTTCTAGGGCGTCTGGACCCGGAGCTGTGGAAGACAGTAGTCAGCTCTGTTTACGTCATGCTCGTCTTCGGATTTACCTCCTTCGTCATGGTGATCGTCCACGACCGCGTTCCCGATATGACAACTTACCCGCCACTGCCCGACATCTTCCTGGACAG TGTACCCAGAATCCCTTGGGCTTTTGCAATGGCGGAGGCTTGTGGTCTAATCCTAGTTTACATCTTCCTGTTGGTGCTACTACTACACAAACACAG gtctatCATATTGCGGCGTCTGTGTTCTCTGATTGGAACAGTGTTTCTGCTGCGTTGCGTCACCATGTTTGTTACCTCCCTCTCTGTGCCTGGACAACATCTACAGTGCTCCAGTAAG atgtaTGGTGATACGTGGTCTAAGGTCCAGAGGGTGTTAGCTATATGGAGTGGCTTTGGCATGACGCTGAATGGAGTGGATACCTGTGGAGATTACATGTTCTCTGGTCACACTGTGGTACTCACCATACTCAACTTCTTCATCACAGAGT ATACTCCTCGTAGCTGGCATCTGATCCATACCATCTCCTGGGTCCTGAATCTGTTTGGCATCTTCTTCATCCTGGCGGCTCATGAGCACTACTCCATAGACGTGTTCATTGCTTTCTACATCACCACCAGACTGTTCCTGTACTACCACACTCTGGCCAACACCAGGGCCTTCCAACACAGCCGTCGCGCTCGGATCTGGTTTCCCATGTTCTCCTTCTTTGAGTGTAACGTCAACGGTCCTGTTCATAACCAGTACAACTGGCCCTTCAGTGGGCCTGCCTGTATGAAGACACTGATTGGATAA